The DNA sequence ATAGCAGCACCAATGCTTCCCAACACAGCATAAAGCCATTCTGCGAAACTAAGCTCAGCCAGCCTCCAAAATGATGGTGGCTCCTTTTCGGTATCCTTTGCTTCACTTGCTTTTGTTGGAATATCACCTGAGTGACTATGAGGTCGGCTAAAAGTTTGTGAATGGGATCGTTCATTTTTGGGATCAGATGTTAATAGAGGTGAAACTGGGGATTCAGGATCTGAACCATTTGATATTGGCCGTTGTGCAGAGTGAACATCAATTTTGGGCAATTCTGGTAGCCTCATTTCAAAACTATCCTGCCTTATTATTGATGGTTCCTTGTCGGATGCATCCAAGGGCTGGCCATTTTCCATCATTTTCTCTGGCGGTGGACTCCGAATATTTGGTGATTCATGTGAGTTAAAGGCCCCATCAGTGGGCCGGAATACGCCAGGTACTCTCTGAAGTGAGGGTGATTTCATCATTTTTGGAGAAGATGGTTCATGGTAGCTATGACTTGCTGAAGAATCCTTTTCAATTTGGAAGGCTGCCGTCTCCTTGTAGTTTCTCACTGGCATCCTGCATGAAGAACATAGCCAGTATGATGAACTTGCTAACAGCTAGGgaaattagttattaaagaaaCATTCTTAATCCACAACCCCAAATAGAATAACTAATTTTTGTCAGATAATTATAAACCTTTGATGATGTAAGCAAAAGCATAGTGATAGTATTCTCTTGAATCATACCTCCGAGGAAGTTTTGCAGCTTCTTCACATTTAAGGAGCTCAGCATATAGACCATCAAGGGTTAATAATTCATCATGCGTGCCCATTTCAACAAGTTGTCCCTCTTCCATCACGGCTATGTAATCAGCATTCTTTATAAGACTGAGCCGACGGGCTATTATTATAGTTGAGCGCCCAAGCATGAGGAGATCCAAAGCCTCCTGAACAGACCTTTCAGCTTCAAAATCGAGTCCACCAGTGACCTCATCAAGCAAAAGAATTGAAGGATTTAAAAGCACAGCCCTAGCAATCGAAAGCTTAATCTTCTGTTCTTCTGTCAGAGGTAAACCAGCTCTCCCAACCTGATAATAAACAGAACCTCAAAACATACAAAACAAATGCCAAAAACCAGAAGAAAAAGGGAAAACACAATTTTTCAAAACAAAGTTACTATGACATTTATCTGTCCTCCAGATTATACCTGTGTTTCGTATCCTTTCTCAAGTGAGCTAATAAATGTATGTGCATGTGCTATCTTAGCAGCCTCTTCAATTTGATCACATGTAGCATCCCGCCCATATGCAATATTATCTCTTATGCTCAAACTTAGCAAAGCAGGCTCCTGAGTGACTAGTCCTATCTGGCTTCTAAGCCATTCTAATTtcaagttttttatattttctccaTCCAAAAGAACTTCCCCTGCACCAACAAACAAAAAGAAGATTGACATGTGCAACAAGAAATTTATCGCTAATGGTCTTGGCAAAACCTTAAATAATTTAAGCCCAAAGTAACAACATACCTAATGTAGGATCATAAAATCGCTCCATAAGTGGGATAATACTGCTTTTTCCAGATCCATTTCTGCCAACAAGTGCCACTGCTTTCTTAGCAGGTACAGTGAGGTAAAAACCACTCAAAATAGGGATCTCGGGACGAGAAAGATAACTGAAATATACATTCCGAAACTCAATGTTTCCTTGAACAGGTGGAAGAGTAGTTCCTTCTTGATTAACAGTAGAAGATGACCGACTAATCATCTCATAAAGTCTATAAGCAGCAATTCTCCCTTGATCAAATGAATAGAAGTTTGTCGCTGCTTGATTCAACCCGCTACAGATAATCAGAAGAGAGTGCATAAAATAACATCAGAGACAGTGGTTGTGCTcgcaagaagaaaaataaaagtaggAAAAGAATTAAGAGGCTTACAGGCCACTTAAAATTACAGCAAACAAGGCTGTTACAATTTCACCACCATGAGCTTGTCCTTTCACAACAAGGAACCTCCCAACCCACAGTTGTAGAGCACACGAACAAATTGCAAGCCCATACGTAaatccaagtccaagtccttggACAAGACTTATAAGTATACCATATCTCAGAGTTGCTTGTAGTGATGTCGCATAAGAATACTTAGCCAGTGTTTCATTTGTAAATGCGTACAATGTCCTAATATACGAGACAGCCTAAATAATGGACAAATCATTCACATTTCAGCAACATAGGATTTCACTACTTTGTCAATTTATCACAGCTAAAataataactctctcaataaTTTTGTCCACCGGAATAAAATCTTTATTTCTAAGTAAACATTTATCTGCAAAAGATATAATGCACAAAAACAAACCTGTTCAGCAATGCTAGCTGCTTCAGCATATGCATCTTGAATATTCTCAGCAAGCCTGTGGAGAAATATGTTTGATATTCCTCCGGCCGCAACAATAAATGGACCAGTGGCCAATGTTATGAGTGCAATCTGCCAACAGTTGACAAATCCAATAACAAGACCAGCGAAAAATGTAGCCATGTTGTGAACATAATTTCCAACCTGTAATCAAAGAGAAACACAGACTTTAGACAAGAAAtttgaatcaacaaatcatATAGAAAGCTGAAATTTTtcataacaaataaaaattccCAAAAGGGAACATGAGCTAGCTAATATAAATTAGCATAAAATTACCTTTTCACTTAAAGCGGACTGAATGAGCAGCACATCACTCAAAACTTGGCTCACAATATCTCCATTGTTGCCATAGGTATCAAAAAAGCTCATATCCTGGTTGAGTAATACTTGCACATATTTTGACCTGATGACAGCAGTCTGTCGTTCTCCAGTCAAAATCCAGCAAGAGACCTCTATAACACAGAAGAAATTAGTACATGTGGATAACGCAAAAATCAACTATGATACACTAGCACAAAGGCAGTAACACAACTGGTCTTTTGACAAAGTTTAAACCTTACCAATCCAACCGGCACAAAAAACAGCCACAGCAATGTGAACAATGGTTAACGCAAGCTGCAAACGAAACAAAATTGAGTTGCGGATATAAGATTCGTACCTTGCAATTCCAGTTCactcataaaaaaaaacattgacTAATAACTAAAATTCCAATAGGACAGAAAGAAAAACATATAAAGAAGGAGAATCTAAAGCTCATGTAAAATTGAAAACACCCATTTCTATTAGTAAACCTATCAGAATCTAAATGATTCTACACGTAATCCTTTATTAATTGCTAGACATCCACTTGCTTTCGTCATAAATTTCTACAAACATACTATTGCAGACTGACATTTTCACAGATTAATAAAGGCCAGCTTTCACAAGCATGAGTTATATGCTTTCTCCCTGCAGCCACCATTACCCTAGCTCCACCCATGAATAATCAACCTAGAAAAGACTAAATAACAAGATAATTACTAAGCTTTAATAATTACAGGGCCCGGACATTACTAAACAAAATGCTTAATAGTTCATACTGATTTCCTGCCCTCCCAGGCTCCCACCCTTAAAAATGCTATTATGTAGAAACAATtttcttttctagatatttgtGGGTATATTCAAACTCCACCGCGATTTCACCACCGAAACGAACACTATTTCGAAATAAGTAATAAAATGTGTATTACACAGTGGCGAGACATTTTTCTCAACCAGTTatgtttaattgtttatttgAGATGGACCCGTTATTTCAAAAAGAGTAATGATATGTGCACACACAAATTACACAAACTTGACACTCACTTATGAGCAAATTATTTTAACCAATCATATTCATTTTATCAATCGAACCCCCTACATAGCTTAAGTGTGTTTTTAAAGAATAAACTTTCAATTCTTCCAGAGAATATGACAAGCAGAACCATAGAATTCTCTATGCTAACTACTAATGTAAGAAGTTCTAGTCTGAACAAGATCAATATACAttcttaaaaaggaaaaaaaaaaattaatagaaaGGATGCTTACACAAATGCCACTGTCGCCCAAGCAACATTgcatttcatttaataaaacaatacaCGGCATTACCACCAGCAGTAAATGTAATCATCAGAGGGTACCACAATATAAGTTTTTAACTTCAACAACTAACCAAAAAACTCATTTTTGAGCACACAATACTAATTTCTGATGATGCTTCTAGCTAAGTTGAAAAGGGTGAAGTTTCTAATCTGCCAAACAACAAGAACCTAGAAACGTCAAAGTCTTAAAATATATTTCCACTTCATACATTTCCCAGAAatcaaacaaaataattatGCAAAACTAATAACTGGAACGGCTAAACAAACTCCATTTAGAATACGATACAGAAATTGAGGATACTAGTAGCTTAGTTAATAAACTTTGAAGTATTTCACGTCTAAGTCCAAAATTATTTCTGCTTAATATACTTTACACGAAAACAATAGAAACCCAAATGCAAAAGCCCAAAAGGATTAAATCCATAAGGTTTCagctaaaaaaaagaaaaaagaaaaagaaaaatatgagcTTACGTCGATGAACTTATCATGCTGTAGTGCAGCGATTTGCTTCTCCGTCAAGTTGGGGTCATCGTGGCCGATCCAAAGGACCTGAATGATCTTAGCGAAGTAGTGCAAGTAAACAACTAAAGCGGCACCATGAGCAGCAGCTGCTAATGATCCAACGAACATAAGCACCCAATCTAGCCGGTCGGCACAGGCAAACAAACGCGAGAAAGGTACAGCAGCTGGCGGAGGCTCCATCTCTTCTGGCTCCTCCATCTCTTCCTCCGGCTCCATCGGCTGACCCGACGTCTCGGCACTTACGTCCAAGTACGGCGACGGAGATTCCGGCGGTTCCGATACCTCCGAGACTGGCGTCAACGGCTGTATATGAGGAGGGGACCATCCAAACAGCCCCCTCGAGATCATCATCTTGCTTGACCAAATAACGAAATTCTCACtcgctcttcttcttcttcttcaagctcgGAATCAAAATTCGTACGAATCCCGCCCAAAAGCCCTAATTATAATCCTCTCTGTCTCTATATTTAGCGGATCTGCTACTAAATTTTAGAGGCACACAGAAATCGGAAccctaaaaaaatttgaaaaaaaaaaataaataaaaaaaaacgcTTTTTGTTCAATGAGTGTATTTTGTGCgctgcttttttatttttcttttcattatttttaatttaattttatattttagagaACAAAAGGTTCGTTTCGTTGCAGGTGGGTGGGGACTGAGTCAAAGaaggcagagagagagagagaaagctcaAACAGAACAATT is a window from the Cannabis sativa cultivar Pink pepper isolate KNU-18-1 chromosome 1, ASM2916894v1, whole genome shotgun sequence genome containing:
- the LOC115706368 gene encoding ABC transporter B family member 6, giving the protein MMISRGLFGWSPPHIQPLTPVSEVSEPPESPSPYLDVSAETSGQPMEPEEEMEEPEEMEPPPAAVPFSRLFACADRLDWVLMFVGSLAAAAHGAALVVYLHYFAKIIQVLWIGHDDPNLTEKQIAALQHDKFIDLALTIVHIAVAVFCAGWIEVSCWILTGERQTAVIRSKYVQVLLNQDMSFFDTYGNNGDIVSQVLSDVLLIQSALSEKVGNYVHNMATFFAGLVIGFVNCWQIALITLATGPFIVAAGGISNIFLHRLAENIQDAYAEAASIAEQAVSYIRTLYAFTNETLAKYSYATSLQATLRYGILISLVQGLGLGFTYGLAICSCALQLWVGRFLVVKGQAHGGEIVTALFAVILSGLGLNQAATNFYSFDQGRIAAYRLYEMISRSSSTVNQEGTTLPPVQGNIEFRNVYFSYLSRPEIPILSGFYLTVPAKKAVALVGRNGSGKSSIIPLMERFYDPTLGEVLLDGENIKNLKLEWLRSQIGLVTQEPALLSLSIRDNIAYGRDATCDQIEEAAKIAHAHTFISSLEKGYETQVGRAGLPLTEEQKIKLSIARAVLLNPSILLLDEVTGGLDFEAERSVQEALDLLMLGRSTIIIARRLSLIKNADYIAVMEEGQLVEMGTHDELLTLDGLYAELLKCEEAAKLPRRMPVRNYKETAAFQIEKDSSASHSYHEPSSPKMMKSPSLQRVPGVFRPTDGAFNSHESPNIRSPPPEKMMENGQPLDASDKEPSIIRQDSFEMRLPELPKIDVHSAQRPISNGSDPESPVSPLLTSDPKNERSHSQTFSRPHSHSGDIPTKASEAKDTEKEPPSFWRLAELSFAEWLYAVLGSIGAAIFGSFNPLLAYVIALIVTAYYKNEGHHLRHEVDKWCLIIACMGVVTVVANFLQHFYFGIMGEKMTERVRRMMFSAMLRNEVGWFDEEENSADTLSMRLANDATFVRAAFSNRLSIFIQDSAAVIVAVLIGMLLEWRYALVALATLPFLTISAIAQKLWLAGFSRGIQEMHRKASLVLEDAVRNIYTVVAFCAGNKVMELYRLQLKKIFTQSFLKGMAIGFAFGFSQFLLFASNALLLWYTAFSVKRQYMDLSTALKEYMVFSFATFALVEPFGLAPYILKRRKSLISVFEIIDRVPKIDPDDNLALKPPNVYGSIELKNIDFCYPTRPEVLVLSNFSLKVNGGQTIAVVGVSGSGKSTIINLIERFYDPVAGQVLLDGRDLKQYNLRWLRNHLGLVQQEPIIFSTTIRENIIYARHNASEAEMKEAARIANAHHFISSLPHGYDTHVGMRGVDLTPGQKQRIAIARVVLKNAPILLLDEASSSIESESSRVVQEALDTLIMGNKTTILIAHRAAMMRHVDNIVVLNGGRIVEEGTRDTLIAKNGLYVQLTQPHFGKLRPHRLI